A region of the Pseudarthrobacter sp. MM222 genome:
AGTGTGGCGATGTCTGTGGAGAGGGCGGCTCCCAACGATGCCGTGATGTGCAGCGCCGTCGCGAGGATCAACGGCGTCCGCCGGCCGAACTTGTCGCTCAACGGCCCCACCACAAGCTGGCCCAGGGCAAAGCCCACGGTCGTGCCGGTCAGCGTCAGTTGTACGGCAGCCTCGGAGACACCGAGGTCGGCCTCCAGCGCCGGGAACGCTGGCAGGTAGAGGTCCACCGTGAAGGGCCCCAGTGCGGTCAATGCGCCGAGCATCAGGATGTAAAGGAGCTTGCGGCGGCGGCTCAGGGAATCGCCGGGATTGGAGGCTGTAGTCACAGTGCTCCATCCTAGGCCCGGCACTCCGGTGGTCCCCGGCAGCGCAGCCGCGCCACACCGTGCCCGCAGGGCCCGGCCGGGAGCCAGAATGGTAGTTTTGACACCGGAGTGTGCGTCAAGCGGCGCAGACCGGCAAGCCCGCGCAAGCGGAATCACAAGTGGAACCAGTTAGGCGGGACCGATGAGCGGACGTCACAGCGGCGGGACAAGCGGCGGGCTGCGGATTTCCGCGCTGCCCAGGACCCTGAGATTGATCTTCAAGCTGGCGCCCCGGCAGCTCAATGACGAGATCGCCCTCGCGAAGATTGAAATCAAACGCAAGGGCATCCAGCTCGGCGTCGCTGCCGCGTTCGTCGCCGTCGCGCTTGTGTTTGTGGCCCTTCTGGTGATCGGCTTGGTCGTGGCCGCCATCATGGGCCTGGCCACGATCATGCCCGCCTGGCTCGCCGCACTGCTGGTTTGTGGCGTCTTCCTGCTGATCGCCCTGATCGTCGGTCTGGTGGGATTCCGGAAGTTCAAGAAAGCGATGCCACTGATGCCGGAAGAGACCGTCCGCGGCCTCAAATACGATCTTGGCATCGCCAAGGAGGGCTCCGCTTTCAACCCTGCGGTGCTGGACCCCAACTCCGAGCAGTACAAAGCGGCCAAAGCCGCGAAGGCTGAAGCCGACGCCAAGGCGAAGGCCGAGAAGGAAGCCAAGAAGGCCGCCGAGCCTGAGTTCGGCCCGCCGCCCACCGAATCGGAACTGCGACGCCGGGTGGTCCAGCGCCGCACACACCTTACCGGAGTGCGTGACGAACTCTCAGAGGAACTGGACGTCAAGACGCAGGCGCAGGCTCTGCTGGCCATGACCCAGGCCCGGCTGCAGGACGGCAAGGAGCAACTGAGCGCCAAAGTCGCCGGCTTCAAGTCCTCGGCCGGTCCCTCGGCGAAGGGCCCCGCTATCGCGAACGCCCGTGGCGCGGCGGATCAGCTCGGCCAGCGCTGGAAGCCCCTTGCCGCGCTTGCCGCTTCCACCGCCGCACTGGTGTTCCTCCTGCGCAAACTACTCAAGGGCTAGGCGGCCCGCTGAACTGCGACGCCCGAACGTTGCCGGCCACGGAAAGGGGGGAATGGATGAAGTTCATCGGTGCTGGTGCCCGGCCCGGGCAGCCCCAGATCCACCACGACGCGGTCTTCACCATTCCCAACGTGCTGACAGTGGTCCGGTTTCTTGGCGTCCCAATCTTCATCTGGCTCGTGCTCGGACCGCGGGAATACGGCTACGGAGCCCTCATCCTGGCGATCATGGCAAGCACCGACTGGGTGGACGGCTACATCGCCAGACGCTTCAACCAGATGTCCCACCTGGGCCGGGTCATGGACCCGATCGCTGACCGGCTGGCGTTGATCGCCGTCGCCGTGACCCTCGTGATCGCCGGCGTCGTGGAGTGGTGGTACCTGGCTGCCCTTCTCATTCCCGATGCCATAATGCTCGCGGTGTCGTTGTACTACTTCCACAGCCATCCGGATCTGCCCGTGAGCCGGGTTGGCAAAATCCGGACTGGCCTCCTGCTCGTGGGAACGCCGCTGCTTGTGCTCTCCAAACTGGCAATCCCCGCGAGTGAGATCTACGCCGTCGTCGCCTGGCTCTTCCTCGGCCTCGGTCTCGTGGGACATTGGATCGCCGGCTACAACTATTTCAGGGCCATCATCCGCAAAGGCAAGCGCCTCAGGGCCGGCAGTGCCGGCAGCGCAGACGCCGACGACGGCGGTCTCCTCTAATGGTCTGGATTGCGGTACTTCTAGCGGTCCTCGGGGCCTTCTTCCTCGCGTTCGGTGCCCAGCGCCAGGGCAGCGCGGTCAAGGCGGACACCGGGGGCCTGGCGCTGAGCAGCCACGGCCTGTTCCGACTGATCCGCAGTCCCCGTTGGATCTTCGGCCTGCTGCTGCTCTGCACCGGCATGGTGATGAATGCCATCGCCCTGGTTTCGGCGCCCCTCACTGTCGTTCAGCCGATCGGGGCCATTGCCCTCGTCATCACCACGATGGTGAACTCCAAGGACCAAGGGTTAAGCATCAACCGGGCCACGGTGGTCGCCATCTCGGCCTGTGTCACAGGTTCCGCACTGTTTGTTGTCCTGGCCGTCAATGTCACTCAGGAGAACCACCACGTCAGTGGCTCGGACGAGTTGACGATCGTGCTGCTGCTGGCCTTGGCGGTCGGCCTGTTCGGCACGCTTGCGCTGCTGTTCAAGCACCGGATGAGCGCCTTCATCTACATTCTCGGCGCGGGTGTGCTGTTCGGTTTTGTGGCCGTGCTGACCCGCATTATCGGTAAGCACCTGCTGGATCCGAACGGCCTGGGCCTGCTGAACGTGCAATGGTATTCCGTGGTTGCCATCGTGGCTGCCGGCGGTCTCGGCTCATGGTTTGTGCAGAGCGCTTACTCGGGTGGTCCGCCCGACCTTGTGATCGCAGGACTGACCGTGATCGACCCGATCGTGGGCATCGCGATCGGCATTGCGATCCTGGGCGAACTCCGGCCGGATGTCCACGCCGTTATGGCAATTGCGATGGGGACTGCGGCTTCCCTTGCTATCGTGGGAGTGATAGCCCTGTCCAGACACCACCCCGAGGTGACCAAGCGCAAGAAAGACGCGCGTAAGGCCGCGGGCCGGTTGTCCTAGGGCATCCGCAACAGACTTCAGCAGTAGGCGGGCGCCTGCGCCGACGGCCAACCGGCCACCACAGTCCAGCTGCCCGCACCATGACCACCAGGAGCTTCCCACGTGACCATGCCTGACACCCAGCGCCCGCTGACCATCCTGATCGCCGCGGACACCTACCCGCCACACGTCAACGGCGCCGCCCAGTTCGGTTACCGCCTGGCCAAAGGAATGACGGCCCGGGGGCACGATGTGCATGTCCTCGCCTGCCGTCCAGGCAAAGGCAAGAGCTACAGCGAACTCAGCGCCGAGGCAACGGTCCACCGGCTGCGGTCCCATTCGGTGCCCACCCATGAGTACTTCCGCATCACGTTTCCGTGGGAGATCAAGAAGGAAATCGGCCTGCTGTTCGACCGCGTCCAGCCCGACGTCGTGCACATTCAGAGCCACTACATGATCGGCGAGCATGTGCTCTATGAGGCGGTGAAACGCGGCATCCGGATTGTTGCGACCAACCACTTCATGCCCGAGAACTTGAACCCGTTCCTGCCTTTCCCGCAATGGTTCAAGGACATCATCGGCCGCATCTCCTGGAAAGACATGGGCAAGGTCATGGGCCAGGCCGACGTCGTGACAACCCCCACGCCCCTGGCCGCCAAGGCGATGCACCAGCATGCCTTCCTCCGCAAGGTCCTCCCGCTTTCGAACGGAATCGACGCCGCCGCCTACGAGCTCCAGCCTGGGGAGAACCTCGAACGCCACACCAGCCCCACCGTGCTCTTCGTCGGCAGGCTCGCCGAAGAAAAGCACGTGGACGTGCTGATCGATGCGATCGCCAAGGCCCCTACGGAGCTGAACATCCACCTCGAAATTGTCGGCGGCGGGGAAGTCCGGCAGGGCCTCGAGGCCCAGGTGGCCCGCCTCGGGCTGCAGCACCGGGTAAAGTTTCTCGGCCTCGCGACCGACGCTGAGCTGCGGAAGGCCTACCTCCAGGCGGATGTTTTCTGCATGCCGGGAACCGCAGAGCTCCAGTCCCTGGTCACCCTCGAAGCGATGTCCGCATCCACGCCGGTCCTGCTTGCCGATGCGATGGCGCTGCCGCACCTGGTGCACGACGGCGAGAACGGCTACCTGTTCACGCCCAACGACAGCGACGACCTCTCTGCCAAGCTGGTCCGCCTGTTCACGCTTCCCGAGAATGAGCTTGCAGCCATGGGCAAGACGAGCCGGGAAATGGTGGAGAACCACAGCCTCGAGCGCACGCTCCAGGCGTTCGAAGACCTCTACCGCGGTGCCAGCTACGACGACCTGGTGGTCTGATCAGGGTGGCGCCGCTGGCGGGCATCGGCGACTAAAGTTGTTAGAGTGTTTTTGCCCGGGTCCGGTCCGGCTCCTCGCGGGCCGGCAACTTTCCGGGCGCAGGGGGCTATAGCTCAGCTGGTTAGAGCGCGGGACTCATAATCCTAAGGTCCTCGGTTCAAGTCCGAGTAGCCCTACTTTCCCCGGAAATCTGCTTCCGGGAGCCCGCGAAGCCGTGGCCGACGTTGCGACGTCGGCCACGGCTTCTTCCGTCTGTGCGGACACCGCCGGGCACCCTCGTACACCTTTCGGAACGTCCCGGGCCACCCTCATCCCGGACGGGTGCTTGCAGGCGGGCGCGCCCTGCGGTATGTTACTCGTCAGTAACATACCGTCGGTCCGCGGCCCGCTTCTTCTGGTCACCGCTGATTCCAAGTGAAGGAACACCATGTCCAAAGCTGCAGTCGACATCAACGACCTCCCCTACGCCGACGGCGACTTCTTTGCTTTCGAGCAGCTGCTCAGCGGTAAGGAGCAGGACCGGCTGGCGGAGGTCCGGGAGTTCCTGGCGCGCGAGGTCAAACCGATTGCGGTGGACTGCTGGAACCGGGGCGAGTTTCCCATGGATCTGATTCCGAAACTCGCGGAGATCGACCTGGTCAGCCCCGTCCGGCGACAGGGTTACTCCAACCTGTTCGCCGGGATCCTGCACGCCGAGGCCACCCGGGCCGACTCATCCATTGCCACCTTCATGGGCGTTCATGACGGCCTCTTCACAGGCTCCATCGAGGCCCTCGCCTCGCAGGAACAACAGGATGCGTGGCTTCCGGACATTTATGCACTCAAGAAGATCGGCGCCTTCGGCCTCACCGAACCGCTCGGCGGTTCCGACGTCGCCGGCGGCACCCGCACCACGGCCCGCCGGGACGGTGACAGTTGGATCCTCAACGGCGGCAAGCGCTGGATTGGCAACGCCACTTTCTCCGACTGGGTGGTCATCTATGCCCGTGACCTAGCCGACAACCAGGTCAAGGGCTTCCTGGTGGACACCAAGACGGATGGCTACAGCGCGACCAAGATCGAGAACAAGATCTCGCTGCGCACGGTGCAGAATGCCGACATCACGCTAGAGAACGTCGTCGTGCCGGACTTCTTCAAGCTCGCCAACGCCAACAGCTTCCGGGACACCAACAAAGTCCTTAAGGTCACCCGGCTCGCCGTCGCCTGGCAAGCCGTCGGCCAGCAGCTCGCCGCCTTCGATGTAGCCCGCCGCTACGCCGTGGAGCGCCACCAGTTCGGCCGCCCGATTGCCTCCTTCCAGCTGGTCCAGCACCAGCTCGTGCAGATCCTTGGCAACGCCGTGAGCTCGATGGGCATGATGGTGCGGCTCTCGCAGCTGGAGGACGCCGGCGAGGCCAAGGACGAGCAGTCGGCGCTGGCCAAGGCCTTCACTACGGCCCGCATGCGCGAGAGCGTCGCCATCGGCCGCAGCCTCCTCGGCGGCAACGGGATTGTGACCGACTACGAGATGGCCAAAGTCTTCGCTGACGCGGAAGCCATCTATTCCTATGAAGGCACCCACGAGATCAACACCCTCGTCACAGGCCGGGCCATCACCGGAATCTCGGCGATCGTCTAGGACCCCTTCGCGTTGGTTGCAGCCTCCTTCTCCGCCCCGCGCCACCCGCTCCTATCCAGGCTCCTCTATCCCGGCGCCGGGTCCAGGGGCGGCAGCAGGATGGAGGGCCGCAAGTCGGTCACGAAGGCAAGCGGGTTGAGGTAGTCGTCCCCGCGCCGCACGCCCCAGTGCACACAGGGCAGTGCGCCGCAGTGCCCTGGCAGGATGCGGCCCAGCGTTTCGCCAATTGCGACGCGGGCACCCTTGACCAGTGCGCTTTCCACCGGCTCGAAGCTGCTCCGCAGGCCGTCGCCGTGGTCGATGGTGATCACCGCCCGGTCCACCACGACGCCGACAAAACTCACCGTCCCCGATGCGGGAGCGGCCACCCCAGCGCCGAAGGATGCCGCCTCAAGGTCCACGCCGCGATGACCGCTCAGCCATGGCTTGGCCGGAGGGTCGAATGCCCGCAGCACCGCAGGTTTCGGATTCAGCGGCCAGCTCCACCCTGCGGGCCCTGCCGACCGGGACTCCGCGGGCGAGAACCCTGCATTCAGGCTCCCGGCGGGTGGGGCCCCGGGAGCGGGCGGCGCCCCCGGCGAAAGCCCGGCTGCACCTGACGCCACGGGGGAGAGGGCAAGAACCAGGGCTGCAAGCAGGGCCGGAGTTTTCATGAAGCCACCCTTCCCCGGTTTCCGGGCCGCCGAAAGCGGCCGACCCGGCTATGTGGACAACCTGCAGGTGCAGGTGCAGGTGCAGGTGCAGTTGGCCAACCCGACCGGCGCCTGCCGTACCGCCCGGGCCGGCGCTTGCCGTACCGCCCGACCGGCGCCTGCCGTACCAACCCGACCGGCGCCTGCCGTACCGCCCGGGCCGGCGCCTGCCGCACCGCCTCCGCGGACACCGCGGACCACCCTCCTGACACCGCAGATCACCCCGCCGATCACCCCACCCCAACCCCCGTGCGGCCGCCGAAACCCGTCCAATCCGACAGTGCTCCTGTAGTACACTTGGTGGAGCAGTTTGCTGTGCCCTCATGCTTGTTAAGCCGGCACGCCTCATTCAGGGGTGCGGGGGAGCAGTGGCTGACTACGCGTATCCAGCCCAACTCATTCGAAGCCGAAATTCTTCAGAGTGCGGAGGACTGTGCCTCTTGCGGTCCGGACCCCACGTCCGGATAAGAAGCGCAGTGGATGCCAGGAGCGAAGCCCGCCTGGGTGTTTGCTAATTAACCGTCAACTATTGGCAGGGTAAGACAACCCATGGGCTGTCTCATGAATGACCTGCCGGAAGGAGCGCCGGCATGCCCGTCGTAACTATGCGCCAGCTGCTTGACAGCGGCGTCCACTTTGGACACCAGACCCGCCGTTGGAACCCGAAGATGAAGCGATTCATCTTCACGGAGCGCAACGGCATCTACATCATTGACCTGCAGCAGTCGCTGTCCTACATCGACCGCGCCTACGAGTTCGTGAAGGCCACCGTTGCACACGGCGGCACCGTTCTCTTCGTCGGCACCAAGAAGCAGGCGCAGGAATCCATCGCCGAGCAGGCCACCCGCGTCGGCCAGCCGTACGTCAACCAGCGTTGGCTCGGCGGTATGCTGACCAACTTCCAGACGGTCTCCAAGCGCATCCAGCGCATGAAGGAACTCGAAGAGATCGACTTCGACGACGTCGCCGGCTCCGCGTACACCAAGAAGGAACTGCTGCTCCTTCGCCGCGAGCTCACGAAGCTCGAAACCAACCTCGGTGGTATCCGCAACCTGACCAAGGCACCTTCCGTGCTCTGGATCGTGGACACCAAGAAGGAACACCTCGCCGTTGACGAGGCCAAGAAGCTGAACATCCCGGTTGTTGCCATCCTGGACACCAACTGCGATCCGGACGAAGTCGACTTCCCGATCCCGGGCAACGATGACGCCATCCGCTCCGTCAACCTCCTGACCCGCGTTGTGGCCGACGCCGTTGCTGAGGGCCTGATCGCCCGCAACCAGCGCGCAACTGGCACCACCGAAGCTCCGGAAGAGCCGCTGGCTGAGTGGGAGCGCGAGCTCCTCGAAGGCAGCAAGGCCGAAGCCGCAGCCGCTCCCGAAGCCGAGGCTGCTCCGGCCGCCGCCGAAGAAGCACCCGCTGCAGAGGAAGCCCCGGCAGCTGCCGAGGCTACCCCGGCTGCTGACGACGCCGCTGGCGAAGCCAAGTAGTCAGTCAGGAACACTGCCAGCTCAGCTGACAAGTAAATCTGGACCTCCCCGCACGCTGTCCGCAGCGTAGGGGTACCGACAGGATGGCCGCTCACCGGGTGAGCAGCTGTCCTGTCGGTCCGTACACCACACACATTTTCTAGACAGAGGGGTTCACATGGCGAACTACACTGCCGCTGATATCAAGGCTCTGCGCGAGCGCACAGGCGCCGGCATGATGGATGTCAAGAAGGCTCTTGACGAGGCCAACGGTGACGCCGAGAAGGCCATCGAAATCATCCGCATCAAGGGCCTGAAGGGCGCTACCAAGCGCGAAGGCCGCTCCACCGCAGAAGGCCTGGTTGCTGCCAAGGTCGACGGCGGCGTGGGCGTGATGATCGAAGTTAACTGCGAGACCGACTTCGTCGCCAAGGCTGACAAGTTCATCCAGCTCGCCGACAAGGTCCTGGCCGTAGCAGTCGAGTCCGGCGCTGCCGACCTCGAAACCCTGCTGGCCACCGAAGTCGACGGCAAGCCGCTGTCCGAGGTCGTCGTCGAAGAGGGCGCCGTACTGGGCGAGAAGGTTGTCGTCCGCCGCATCTCCCGCATCGAGGGCGCAACGGTCGACGCTTACCTGCACAAGACCTCCAAGGATCTCCCGGCTCAGGTCGGCGTCCTGTTCGCCGTTGACGGCGAAGGCGAAGCAGCCGCTACCGCAGCCCACGACGTCGCCGTCCACGTTGCCGCGATGTCCCCGAACTACCTCGCCCGCGAGGATGTTCCGGCCGAGCTCGTCGAGTCCGAGCGTCGCATCGCCGAGGAGACGGCCAAGGCTGAAGGCAAGCCGGAAGCTGCAATGACCAAGATTGTGGAAGGCCGTGTCACGGGCTTCTACAAGGGCGAGGTCCTCCTCGACCAGGCATTCGCCAAGGATGCCAAGAAGTCTGTCGCGCAGGTCCTCGAAGAGGCCGGCGTCAAGGGAACGGGCTTCGCGCGTTTCCGCGTCGGTTCCTAGTTCGAAAACCGTCAGACCTTAGTCAGACACGCTAAAGGGGGTGGTCACTGCGGTGGCCACCCCTTTTGCATGCACCGGAACCTCCGCCGGAGGCAATGGCCGGGGCATGCGCCGGCACTACTATCCGGGGGCACCGGCCTGGGCGGAATGCCGCCTTTGGCCCCCGGCACGATAACCTAGCTCAGAGTTCACCAACGGGAAGGCACCATGGAAACCGTCACCAATTCAGCCCAGCCAAAGAAGAGCCGGCGCAGAGTCCTGTTGAAGCTTTCCGGCGAGGTCTTCGGCGGCGGGAAACTGGGCGTTGACCCGGATACCGTCCGAGGCGTGGCCAAGCAGATCGCCGCGGCAGTGCCCGACGTCGAGGTCGCAATCGTCGTCGGCGGCGGCAACTTCTTCCGCGGCGCAGAGCTGTCGCAGAGCGGGATGGACCGCTCCCGCGCCGACTACATGGGCATGCTCGGCACCGTGATGAACTGCCTGGCGCTCCAGGACTTCCTGGAACAGGCCGGCGTTGAGACCCGCGTGCAGAGCGCCATCACGATGGGCCAGGTCGCCGAGGCCTACATTCCGCGCCGCGCCATCCGCCACATGGAGAAGGGCCGCGTCGTCATCTTCGGTGCCGGGGCCGGACTCCCGTATTTCTCCACCGACACGGTGGCGGCGCAGCGGGCCATGGAGGTCCACGCCGACGTCGTCCTGATGGCCAAGAGCGGGGTCGACGGCGTCTACACCGCAGACCCGAAGAAGGACCCGACGGCGGAGAAGCTCTCCCGCCTGAGCTATGACGACGCCCTGCGGCGTGACATCCGCGTGATGGACCAGACCGCGATGACCATGTGCAAGGACAACAACCTCACCATGGTGGTCTTCGGCATGGAAGGCGAAGGCAACGTCACCCGCGCCATCCTCGGCGAGGAATTGGGCACCGTAGTCACCCCCTAGCAACGGCTAGGATGTTTTGAGGATAGTTCCGCTCCCCGGACCAAGGGGACCACCAGGCGGAACACACAGACGGACCAACGACCGTTCAGCACTCCCGCCCGCCGGGATGCACCAATTTCTGAGGAGAGACCGTGATCGAAGAAACCTTGCTCGAAGCCGGGGACAAGATGGACAAGGCGGTTGAGGTAGCCAAGGAAGACTTCGCCTCGATCCGCACCGGCCGCGCCAACCCGGGCCTGTACAACAAGGTCCTGGTGGACTACTACGGCTCGCCGACGCCGCTGCAGCAGCTGGCCTCCTTTGCCATCCCGGATGCCCGCACCATCCTCATCACGCCCTTCGACAAGACCGCGCTGCGGGACATCGAACGTGCCCTGAGCGACTCCGAGGTGGGCGCCAACCCCTCCAACGACGGCAACGTCATCCGGATTACCATCCCTGACCTGACCCAGGAGCGGCGCAAGGAATACGTCAAGATCGTCAAGTCCAAGGGCGAGGACGCCAAAATCTCCATCCGCAACATCCGCCGCAAGGCCAAGGAAACCCTGGACAAGCTTGTCAAGGACGGCGAAGCCGGCGAGGACGAGGGCAGCCGCGGCGAGAAGGAACTCGACGCCATGACGAAGGCGCACGTCGACGGTATCGACGAGCTGCTCAAGCGCAAGGAAGCCGAGCTGCTCGAGGTCTGATGGGTCAGGCACAGCAGGCTCCCGGACCACACGTCCGGGGGCCGGGGAAGCAACGCAGTAATCCGACGCCCAAAGCCGGCAGGAACCTTCCTGCCGCCACCGCGGTGGGCCTTGGCATGCTTCTGGTGGTCCTCGGCGGCCTGCTGTTCCTCCCGCTTGGCTTTGCGCTTGTCGTCACCACTTTCGCGGTCTTCGGAGTCTGGGAAATCTTCCGGGCGCTGGAAGCCGCAGGGACCCGCCTGCCCATCATTCCGGTAATGGTCGGAACGGTGGCCATGCCGCTTGCTGCCTACTTCGGCGGCTCGGAAAGCCTGCTCTTTGCCATGCTGCTGAGCAGCGTGGCCATTCTGCTGTGGCGCTCCCTGGAGGGCGCCGCCGGTTCGGCGCGCAGCATCTTCGCCGGCGTCTTCACCCTGGCCTGGGTTCCGTTCCTGATTAGCTTTGCCGTGCTGCCCCTGCATGCCACCGGCGGCCAGACGCCCGTGGGACTCTGGCCCGGCGGCTTCATCCCGCAAGGGGCCTGGCAGGTCGCCACCCTGCTGCTGCTTGTCGTTTCCAATGACACCTTCGGCTATCTCGTGGGAGCCTCGCTCGGCAAGCACCCGATGGCCCCGAAAATCAGTCCCAAGAAAACCTGGGAGGGCTTCGCCGGCTCCATTGCCGGCGCGATGGTCATTGGCGTCCTGGCCAGCCTGCTCGTGCTG
Encoded here:
- the frr gene encoding ribosome recycling factor, with product MIEETLLEAGDKMDKAVEVAKEDFASIRTGRANPGLYNKVLVDYYGSPTPLQQLASFAIPDARTILITPFDKTALRDIERALSDSEVGANPSNDGNVIRITIPDLTQERRKEYVKIVKSKGEDAKISIRNIRRKAKETLDKLVKDGEAGEDEGSRGEKELDAMTKAHVDGIDELLKRKEAELLEV
- a CDS encoding M23 family metallopeptidase, producing MKTPALLAALVLALSPVASGAAGLSPGAPPAPGAPPAGSLNAGFSPAESRSAGPAGWSWPLNPKPAVLRAFDPPAKPWLSGHRGVDLEAASFGAGVAAPASGTVSFVGVVVDRAVITIDHGDGLRSSFEPVESALVKGARVAIGETLGRILPGHCGALPCVHWGVRRGDDYLNPLAFVTDLRPSILLPPLDPAPG
- a CDS encoding glycosyltransferase, with protein sequence MTMPDTQRPLTILIAADTYPPHVNGAAQFGYRLAKGMTARGHDVHVLACRPGKGKSYSELSAEATVHRLRSHSVPTHEYFRITFPWEIKKEIGLLFDRVQPDVVHIQSHYMIGEHVLYEAVKRGIRIVATNHFMPENLNPFLPFPQWFKDIIGRISWKDMGKVMGQADVVTTPTPLAAKAMHQHAFLRKVLPLSNGIDAAAYELQPGENLERHTSPTVLFVGRLAEEKHVDVLIDAIAKAPTELNIHLEIVGGGEVRQGLEAQVARLGLQHRVKFLGLATDAELRKAYLQADVFCMPGTAELQSLVTLEAMSASTPVLLADAMALPHLVHDGENGYLFTPNDSDDLSAKLVRLFTLPENELAAMGKTSREMVENHSLERTLQAFEDLYRGASYDDLVV
- a CDS encoding CDP-alcohol phosphatidyltransferase family protein, which gives rise to MKFIGAGARPGQPQIHHDAVFTIPNVLTVVRFLGVPIFIWLVLGPREYGYGALILAIMASTDWVDGYIARRFNQMSHLGRVMDPIADRLALIAVAVTLVIAGVVEWWYLAALLIPDAIMLAVSLYYFHSHPDLPVSRVGKIRTGLLLVGTPLLVLSKLAIPASEIYAVVAWLFLGLGLVGHWIAGYNYFRAIIRKGKRLRAGSAGSADADDGGLL
- the rpsB gene encoding 30S ribosomal protein S2 codes for the protein MPVVTMRQLLDSGVHFGHQTRRWNPKMKRFIFTERNGIYIIDLQQSLSYIDRAYEFVKATVAHGGTVLFVGTKKQAQESIAEQATRVGQPYVNQRWLGGMLTNFQTVSKRIQRMKELEEIDFDDVAGSAYTKKELLLLRRELTKLETNLGGIRNLTKAPSVLWIVDTKKEHLAVDEAKKLNIPVVAILDTNCDPDEVDFPIPGNDDAIRSVNLLTRVVADAVAEGLIARNQRATGTTEAPEEPLAEWERELLEGSKAEAAAAPEAEAAPAAAEEAPAAEEAPAAAEATPAADDAAGEAK
- a CDS encoding acyl-CoA dehydrogenase family protein, giving the protein MSKAAVDINDLPYADGDFFAFEQLLSGKEQDRLAEVREFLAREVKPIAVDCWNRGEFPMDLIPKLAEIDLVSPVRRQGYSNLFAGILHAEATRADSSIATFMGVHDGLFTGSIEALASQEQQDAWLPDIYALKKIGAFGLTEPLGGSDVAGGTRTTARRDGDSWILNGGKRWIGNATFSDWVVIYARDLADNQVKGFLVDTKTDGYSATKIENKISLRTVQNADITLENVVVPDFFKLANANSFRDTNKVLKVTRLAVAWQAVGQQLAAFDVARRYAVERHQFGRPIASFQLVQHQLVQILGNAVSSMGMMVRLSQLEDAGEAKDEQSALAKAFTTARMRESVAIGRSLLGGNGIVTDYEMAKVFADAEAIYSYEGTHEINTLVTGRAITGISAIV
- a CDS encoding phage holin family protein → MSGRHSGGTSGGLRISALPRTLRLIFKLAPRQLNDEIALAKIEIKRKGIQLGVAAAFVAVALVFVALLVIGLVVAAIMGLATIMPAWLAALLVCGVFLLIALIVGLVGFRKFKKAMPLMPEETVRGLKYDLGIAKEGSAFNPAVLDPNSEQYKAAKAAKAEADAKAKAEKEAKKAAEPEFGPPPTESELRRRVVQRRTHLTGVRDELSEELDVKTQAQALLAMTQARLQDGKEQLSAKVAGFKSSAGPSAKGPAIANARGAADQLGQRWKPLAALAASTAALVFLLRKLLKG
- the tsf gene encoding translation elongation factor Ts, which translates into the protein MANYTAADIKALRERTGAGMMDVKKALDEANGDAEKAIEIIRIKGLKGATKREGRSTAEGLVAAKVDGGVGVMIEVNCETDFVAKADKFIQLADKVLAVAVESGAADLETLLATEVDGKPLSEVVVEEGAVLGEKVVVRRISRIEGATVDAYLHKTSKDLPAQVGVLFAVDGEGEAAATAAHDVAVHVAAMSPNYLAREDVPAELVESERRIAEETAKAEGKPEAAMTKIVEGRVTGFYKGEVLLDQAFAKDAKKSVAQVLEEAGVKGTGFARFRVGS
- a CDS encoding phosphatidate cytidylyltransferase, which encodes MGQAQQAPGPHVRGPGKQRSNPTPKAGRNLPAATAVGLGMLLVVLGGLLFLPLGFALVVTTFAVFGVWEIFRALEAAGTRLPIIPVMVGTVAMPLAAYFGGSESLLFAMLLSSVAILLWRSLEGAAGSARSIFAGVFTLAWVPFLISFAVLPLHATGGQTPVGLWPGGFIPQGAWQVATLLLLVVSNDTFGYLVGASLGKHPMAPKISPKKTWEGFAGSIAGAMVIGVLASLLVLDKPWWVGAVLAVGMVAAATAGDLAESMVKRELGIKDMSSILPGHGGVMDRLDSIVFASPVAFILFSAFAGT
- the pyrH gene encoding UMP kinase; translation: METVTNSAQPKKSRRRVLLKLSGEVFGGGKLGVDPDTVRGVAKQIAAAVPDVEVAIVVGGGNFFRGAELSQSGMDRSRADYMGMLGTVMNCLALQDFLEQAGVETRVQSAITMGQVAEAYIPRRAIRHMEKGRVVIFGAGAGLPYFSTDTVAAQRAMEVHADVVLMAKSGVDGVYTADPKKDPTAEKLSRLSYDDALRRDIRVMDQTAMTMCKDNNLTMVVFGMEGEGNVTRAILGEELGTVVTP
- a CDS encoding DMT family transporter: MVWIAVLLAVLGAFFLAFGAQRQGSAVKADTGGLALSSHGLFRLIRSPRWIFGLLLLCTGMVMNAIALVSAPLTVVQPIGAIALVITTMVNSKDQGLSINRATVVAISACVTGSALFVVLAVNVTQENHHVSGSDELTIVLLLALAVGLFGTLALLFKHRMSAFIYILGAGVLFGFVAVLTRIIGKHLLDPNGLGLLNVQWYSVVAIVAAGGLGSWFVQSAYSGGPPDLVIAGLTVIDPIVGIAIGIAILGELRPDVHAVMAIAMGTAASLAIVGVIALSRHHPEVTKRKKDARKAAGRLS